The DNA sequence ACGTGGAGTTCGTGGTTGAGCTCCGAGTAGGTCAGCGGTTCGCCGCCGGCCACGGCCTTGCGCATCTCCGCGCCCAGCCGCGTCAGTTCGGCGAGCTGTCCGTCGGTGACGGCGGCGGCCGCCTTGGCCGCGCAGAGCCCTTCGAGGACCAGGCGGCACTCGGTGATGGCCACCGCCTCCTCGACGGTCACCACCCGCACCCGTGCACCACGGTTGCGGATCCGCTCCACCAGTCCCTGGGACTCCAGCTCGATCAGCGCGGCCCGGATGCTGGCCCGGGTCACGCCGAACCGTTCGGCGAGTTCGTTCTCCACCAGCCGCTGCGCCGGCACCATCTCGCCGCGCAGGATCGCCTCCCGCAGCTGCCCGAGCGCAAGCTGTCTGGCCTGCTCTCCGGAGCCCGGACGGGATTGGTTCGGCATGGTCGCCCTCCCTGAGTGAGTGCCTGTCGAACGTAAATCTAGCCGACAAGATTGTCAACAATTTCGTTCGCCATATTGTCGACGACAGGTGGGCCGCCATCGCGCCAGAAGGCGGGGCAGCAGAGCGGGCCCCGAGGGCGGCCGGAAGGACGGCGCATTGTCCTGTCAAACGGTTGACATGACGGCGGTCCCCGAAGAGGGTGAGCGGGCAGAACAGGCAACGGGCCGGAGAGAGGCTTTCATGGTGGATGCGCTGGGTGTCGCCGTCGTCGGATTCGGCTGGATGGGGCGGGTGCACACCCAGGCGTACGCGCGCGTGCGCCACCACTACCCGCGGCTGGCCGTCCGGCCCGAGCTGGTCACGGTCGCCGAGGAGGTGCCGGGCCGGGCCGAGGAGGCCGCCGCCCAGTTCGGCTTCGCCTCGACGGCCCGCGACTGGCGCGAGGTGGCCGCCGACCCCCGGGTGAAGGCCGTCAGCATCACCGCCCCCAACTTCCTGCACCGGGAGATCGGTGTCGCGATGGCCGAGGCGGGCAAGCACATCTGGATCGAGAAGCCGGTGGGCCTCGGTGTCGAGGACGCCCGCGCCGTCGCGGACGCGGTCGCCAAGGCGGGCGTCCAGGGCGCGGTCGGCTTCAACTACCGCAACGCGCCCGCCGTGGAGGCGGCCCGCGAGCTGATCGCCTCCGGGGAGATCGGCACCGTCACCCATGTCCGCGTCCGGCTGTTCAGCGACTACGCCGCCCATCCGGAAGGCGCCCTGACCTGGCGCTACGAACGGGAACGCGGCGGCAGCGGCGTCCTCGGCGACCTGGCCTCGCACGGCGCCGACCTGGCCCGCTTCCTGCTCGGCGACATC is a window from the Streptomyces capillispiralis genome containing:
- a CDS encoding GntR family transcriptional regulator, with protein sequence MPNQSRPGSGEQARQLALGQLREAILRGEMVPAQRLVENELAERFGVTRASIRAALIELESQGLVERIRNRGARVRVVTVEEAVAITECRLVLEGLCAAKAAAAVTDGQLAELTRLGAEMRKAVAGGEPLTYSELNHELHVRIREFSGQRTAVALLERLNAQLVRHRFQLALRPGRPQRSLNEHLAMIEAIEARDPQAAEAAVRAHLTSVIEALRD
- a CDS encoding Gfo/Idh/MocA family protein, with the translated sequence MVDALGVAVVGFGWMGRVHTQAYARVRHHYPRLAVRPELVTVAEEVPGRAEEAAAQFGFASTARDWREVAADPRVKAVSITAPNFLHREIGVAMAEAGKHIWIEKPVGLGVEDARAVADAVAKAGVQGAVGFNYRNAPAVEAARELIASGEIGTVTHVRVRLFSDYAAHPEGALTWRYERERGGSGVLGDLASHGADLARFLLGDIASLTADTAVFLPERARPTGATAGHARAAGGELGPVENEDYVSSLLRFASGARGVLEACRVSVGEQNNYGFEVHGTKGAVLWDFRRMNELGVSRGTTYQDQPVSTVYVGPGHGEFGAFQPGAANAMGYDDLKVIEAYRFLRSVAEGVPHGATLADAVHSAAVLDAMARSAESGAWVTP